The Victivallis sp. Marseille-Q1083 genome has a window encoding:
- the mtnA gene encoding S-methyl-5-thioribose-1-phosphate isomerase has protein sequence MLNSVSWKCADGRIVRAFQPDLAGLPGKLRLIDQTLLPEQLCYVELADAAAIHDAIVRLVVRGAPAIGCAAALGLAAVCRNQSVATPAAFLAQVRRTADYLAGARPTAVNLSWALRRCLDSLEAKTAAPVEQLQDILLQTALDILQEDIELCRAIGNHGATLLQDGMGILTHCNAGALATGDYGTALAPLYVAAERGLKLRVFSDETRPLLQGSRLTAWELHQAGIDVTVICDNMAAQVMKEKRIDLVIVGADRISANGDTANKIGTYMAAVLAHHHRIPFYVAAPYSTFDPATPDGDGIVIEQRPATEISRGFGKITAPEQVRFYNPAFDVTPHELIAGFITERGILRPPFARTLAAAFA, from the coding sequence ATGCTGAACAGCGTCAGTTGGAAGTGCGCCGACGGTCGAATCGTCCGGGCGTTCCAGCCGGATCTTGCCGGCCTGCCCGGCAAATTGCGCTTGATCGACCAGACGTTGCTGCCGGAGCAATTATGTTATGTCGAACTGGCTGACGCCGCGGCAATTCACGATGCGATTGTCCGGTTGGTCGTGCGCGGCGCGCCGGCGATCGGCTGTGCCGCCGCCCTCGGCCTGGCCGCCGTCTGTAGGAATCAAAGCGTCGCGACGCCGGCAGCATTCCTGGCGCAGGTCCGCCGGACCGCCGACTATCTGGCCGGCGCCAGACCGACGGCGGTCAACTTAAGCTGGGCGCTGCGCCGTTGCCTCGACAGCCTGGAAGCGAAAACTGCCGCCCCGGTGGAGCAATTGCAGGATATCCTGCTGCAGACGGCGTTGGATATTCTGCAGGAGGACATCGAACTCTGCCGCGCCATCGGCAATCACGGCGCGACTCTGCTGCAAGACGGCATGGGCATATTGACCCATTGCAACGCCGGCGCCCTGGCGACCGGCGATTACGGGACGGCCCTGGCTCCGCTCTATGTCGCCGCCGAACGCGGTTTGAAACTCCGGGTATTTTCCGATGAAACCCGCCCGCTGCTGCAGGGGTCCCGGCTGACCGCTTGGGAATTGCATCAGGCCGGCATCGACGTCACCGTCATCTGCGACAATATGGCCGCCCAGGTGATGAAAGAAAAACGGATCGATCTGGTGATCGTCGGGGCCGACCGGATCAGCGCCAACGGCGATACCGCCAATAAAATCGGCACTTATATGGCAGCGGTACTGGCGCACCACCACCGGATTCCCTTTTATGTCGCCGCCCCCTACTCCACCTTCGATCCGGCCACGCCGGACGGCGACGGCATCGTCATCGAGCAGCGGCCGGCGACGGAGATCAGCCGCGGCTTCGGTAAAATCACTGCACCGGAGCAAGTTCGGTTCTACAATCCGGCGTTCGATGTCACGCCGCACGAACTGATCGCCGGTTTTATCACTGAACGCGGCATTCTCCGCCCGCCGTTCGCCCGGACGCTG
- a CDS encoding glycosyltransferase family 9 protein, producing the protein MRILIIKPSSLGDIFHVFPAIALLRRQYPDAIIDWLVHPSFADALDYCPGGVDRKIFFHRRHLGRLSSFVPTAWRLLGELRRYKYDLIFDFQGLLRSALCGFAARGRQTVGWAAPREPAASRFYRHRIAASHAGHALEKNLDLVRTFCQLDPGAAAACPVPVQPDHRRKMLEKLKRLQIEPADRLIGVVPGARWSSKQFPAELFAQILKAIRAKDGEVKFLMLGSNDDMPAVQAIREHCDDPLLCSLVGCTHIGEMIEAVRCCDLLLSGDTGPIHLAAAMEIPVFALFGSTDPVKTGPYGDIHHVYQAPLDCVKCMRRRCPHQMLPACHQLDAPRIAADMLTVLAEIPPHDSI; encoded by the coding sequence ATGCGCATACTGATCATCAAGCCGAGCAGTCTCGGCGATATTTTTCATGTTTTTCCGGCGATTGCGTTGTTGCGCCGGCAGTATCCGGACGCCATCATCGACTGGCTGGTGCATCCGTCGTTTGCCGATGCGCTGGATTATTGTCCGGGCGGCGTCGACCGCAAGATTTTCTTCCATCGCCGGCATCTGGGCCGCCTGTCCTCTTTCGTGCCGACCGCCTGGCGTCTGCTGGGCGAGCTGCGCCGTTACAAGTATGATTTAATCTTCGACTTCCAGGGGCTTCTACGCAGTGCGCTCTGCGGTTTTGCCGCCCGCGGCCGGCAGACTGTCGGCTGGGCCGCTCCGCGGGAACCGGCTGCCAGCCGCTTTTACCGTCATCGCATCGCCGCAAGTCATGCCGGTCACGCGCTGGAAAAAAATCTTGATTTGGTTCGAACCTTCTGTCAGCTGGATCCCGGAGCGGCAGCCGCCTGCCCGGTGCCGGTGCAGCCGGATCACCGGCGCAAAATGCTCGAAAAGCTGAAACGCCTCCAGATCGAACCGGCCGATCGCCTGATCGGCGTGGTGCCGGGAGCCCGCTGGTCGAGCAAACAGTTTCCGGCCGAGTTGTTTGCCCAAATCCTCAAGGCAATCCGGGCCAAAGACGGTGAAGTCAAATTCCTGATGCTCGGTTCCAACGACGATATGCCGGCAGTCCAGGCGATTCGGGAGCACTGCGACGACCCGTTGCTGTGTTCCCTCGTCGGATGCACTCACATCGGCGAAATGATCGAAGCGGTTCGCTGCTGCGATCTGCTGCTCAGCGGCGATACCGGGCCGATTCATTTGGCCGCCGCGATGGAAATACCGGTGTTCGCCCTGTTCGGTTCGACCGACCCGGTGAAAACCGGTCCCTACGGCGACATTCACCACGTCTATCAGGCGCCGCTGGATTGCGTCAAGTGCATGCGCCGCCGCTGTCCGCATCAAATGTTACCGGCCTGTCATCAGTTGGACGCCCCCCGGATCGCTGCCGACATGCTCACCGTGCTGGCCGAAATTCCGCCACACGATTCAATATAA
- a CDS encoding metallophosphoesterase, producing MAKYAILSDIHSNLEALDTVLACCREAGVDQYLCLGDIVGYNANPRECLYKVWDLNLMAIVRGNHDEYVASGDEEMTGFNPNARAAVLWTRTQISPEERAWLATPPMRMTVPGTPITLVHATLDSPEQWGYVFDTHHAKDNFSYQFTQLCFCGHSHVPVAFDKKPMTEDMEKSVIEMDNWARKLGETAASIRPYEADVLTVPIEPGHKYLFNIGSVGQPRNHDPRASFAIFDDQEKTVSRYRLPYDIAGAQRKVLDAGLPERLATRLEIGS from the coding sequence ATGGCAAAATATGCGATTTTAAGTGATATTCACAGCAACCTGGAAGCATTGGATACGGTTTTGGCATGTTGCCGGGAGGCCGGCGTCGACCAATATCTCTGTCTTGGCGACATCGTCGGTTACAATGCCAATCCGCGCGAATGCCTGTATAAAGTGTGGGACTTGAATCTGATGGCCATCGTCCGCGGCAACCATGACGAATATGTCGCATCCGGCGACGAGGAGATGACCGGCTTCAATCCCAATGCCCGCGCCGCGGTGCTGTGGACCCGCACTCAAATTTCGCCGGAAGAACGCGCCTGGCTGGCTACGCCGCCGATGCGGATGACCGTTCCCGGCACGCCGATTACGCTGGTTCACGCGACGCTTGATTCGCCGGAACAATGGGGTTATGTCTTCGATACCCACCATGCCAAAGATAATTTTTCTTACCAATTCACTCAGTTGTGCTTCTGCGGTCACTCCCACGTCCCGGTGGCTTTCGACAAAAAGCCGATGACCGAGGATATGGAAAAGAGCGTCATCGAAATGGACAACTGGGCCAGAAAACTCGGCGAAACCGCGGCAAGCATCCGCCCTTATGAGGCGGATGTGCTGACCGTGCCGATCGAACCGGGCCACAAGTACCTGTTCAACATCGGCAGCGTCGGCCAGCCGCGCAATCACGATCCGCGCGCCTCCTTTGCCATTTTCGATGACCAGGAAAAGACCGTTTCGCGTTATCGGCTGCCTTATGACATCGCCGGAGCCCAGCGCAAAGTGCTGGATGCCGGGTTGCCTGAACGGCTGGCCACCCGGCTGGAAATCGGCAGCTGA
- a CDS encoding adenine phosphoribosyltransferase produces MQLSGLNIEKLEAGIRDIIDFPQPGVIYKDITPLLQDPVLFAAVVDLLADRYQSCPPDYIAAIDARGFIFGGALAYRLHCGFIPIRKSGKLPFHTHTESYELEYGSASMQIHIDALKPRETVVVFDDILATGGTAAAAIRLLKKLDAEIVGTEFLMELGFLNGREQLQPVPVNSLIRIS; encoded by the coding sequence GTGCAATTGAGCGGCTTGAATATTGAAAAATTGGAAGCGGGCATTCGCGATATCATCGATTTTCCGCAGCCCGGAGTCATTTACAAGGATATAACCCCGTTGTTGCAGGATCCGGTGCTGTTCGCGGCCGTCGTCGACCTTCTGGCCGACCGCTACCAATCCTGCCCGCCGGATTACATCGCCGCAATCGACGCCCGCGGATTCATATTCGGCGGTGCGCTGGCCTACCGGTTGCACTGCGGCTTTATCCCGATCCGCAAGAGCGGCAAACTTCCCTTCCATACCCATACGGAATCCTATGAACTGGAATACGGCAGCGCTTCGATGCAGATTCACATTGATGCGCTGAAACCGCGGGAGACGGTGGTGGTTTTCGACGACATCCTGGCCACCGGCGGTACGGCCGCGGCGGCGATCCGGCTGTTGAAAAAGCTGGATGCCGAAATCGTCGGCACCGAATTCCTGATGGAGCTGGGTTTTCTCAACGGCCGGGAACAATTGCAGCCTGTTCCGGTCAATTCCTTAATCCGCATTTCTTGA
- a CDS encoding class II aldolase/adducin family protein, producing MKLSKFSHPRDQIVTFMQRLYDYGLTTTSGGNLSILDDNGDMWISPSSVDKGALRREDIMCVKADGSIEGMHRPSVEYPFHRAIYRIRPDVKAILHAHPPMLVAYSLAGVIPDTAILPNLRTTCGEVGFAGYAVPGSEELGKKLAAEFQRGCDTILLENHGACTAGLTLLEAFQRFETLDFGARILNNGSQIGTPRQLSKAQVEVAMLDRNCNFREFTPVSHCSRELELRRQLAMLVRRAYDQTLFNSTTGTFAARLDDKRFLITPHHCDRAAVEPEDFVLVDGDCYEAGKLLSRNAWFCRELFRLQPELNAVIFAQPPSIMAYGVTGIPFDAKTIPESYILLRDMPMLKFDARYQDAETVCRTLSPRDPVILIENDCLITTGKTPLEAFDRLEVADYSARAVLAARFVGSVRPINTAQVAEIVEAFKLIP from the coding sequence ATGAAACTCTCAAAATTCTCCCATCCGCGCGACCAGATTGTCACATTTATGCAAAGGCTTTACGATTACGGCTTGACGACGACCTCCGGCGGCAATCTTTCCATTCTCGATGACAACGGCGATATGTGGATCAGCCCGAGCAGTGTCGACAAGGGGGCGCTGCGGCGCGAAGACATCATGTGCGTCAAAGCGGACGGCAGCATCGAAGGCATGCACCGCCCTTCCGTCGAATATCCGTTTCACCGGGCCATCTACCGCATCCGTCCGGATGTCAAAGCGATTCTGCACGCTCATCCGCCGATGCTGGTCGCCTACAGCCTGGCCGGCGTCATTCCGGACACGGCAATCCTGCCGAACCTCCGGACAACCTGCGGCGAGGTCGGTTTCGCCGGCTATGCGGTGCCGGGCAGCGAAGAACTCGGTAAAAAGCTCGCGGCGGAATTTCAGCGCGGCTGCGATACCATTCTGCTGGAAAATCATGGTGCCTGCACCGCCGGCCTGACGCTGCTGGAGGCCTTCCAGCGTTTTGAAACACTGGACTTCGGCGCCAGAATCCTCAACAACGGCAGCCAGATCGGCACGCCGCGGCAATTGAGCAAAGCACAGGTCGAGGTAGCGATGCTCGACCGCAACTGTAATTTCCGGGAATTTACGCCGGTTTCTCACTGCAGCCGGGAACTCGAACTGCGCCGCCAGTTGGCCATGCTGGTCCGCCGCGCCTACGATCAGACACTGTTCAACAGCACGACCGGCACCTTTGCGGCCCGGCTGGATGACAAACGTTTTCTGATCACGCCGCACCACTGCGACCGGGCTGCCGTCGAACCGGAAGACTTCGTACTGGTCGACGGCGACTGTTACGAAGCCGGCAAATTGCTGAGCCGCAATGCCTGGTTCTGCCGGGAACTCTTCCGCCTCCAGCCGGAACTCAACGCCGTCATCTTTGCCCAGCCGCCCAGCATCATGGCTTACGGCGTCACCGGCATCCCATTCGATGCCAAGACCATTCCGGAAAGCTATATCCTGTTGCGCGACATGCCGATGCTCAAATTCGACGCCCGTTACCAGGACGCCGAAACGGTCTGCCGGACCCTTTCGCCGCGCGATCCGGTCATCCTGATTGAGAACGACTGCCTCATCACCACCGGCAAGACGCCGCTGGAGGCGTTTGACCGGCTGGAAGTCGCCGACTACAGCGCCCGTGCCGTGCTGGCCGCCCGCTTCGTCGGCTCGGTGCGTCCGATCAATACCGCCCAGGTCGCTGAAATCGTCGAGGCGTTCAAGCTGATTCCCTGA
- a CDS encoding S41 family peptidase, whose protein sequence is MKIKGIFRVAWLVCWLALPGMAAGAASVRQERAQRVLDEVWSQLAAQNFEPDFNEKFREPVYEKFQPEVLSAADDAELAGVLDRMVHQLGVSHLKVLPPLGIQAFSALEAARRPPRNDGTENWDLSVPGDPGLKLIEAENAVAVWRVWPESAAAEAKIETGELVLAIDGIPLLADKDTPLGWAMIGQALLTGPPGSSVAVRLRNAAGAEREVTLTRQRMGTKFLEFGIMPRAFLDYWSEWLPGDILYIHFSAFYPEAVKRLRYDVSKRYPGARGLIVDVRNNAGGILTMGQWVVSWCAPKVLPLGEMTIAQTSLKLESWPQQQTFRGPVAVLLNRDSYSTAEIFAGCLQDAAGAVLFGETSAGMCLPSNFVLLESGFRLQTVVGSYVRPAGGEIEGLGVEPDRVVPVRLDSLRSGKDDVVDAAAEYLRSELGTQP, encoded by the coding sequence GTGAAGATTAAAGGTATTTTCCGCGTCGCCTGGCTGGTTTGCTGGCTGGCTCTGCCGGGGATGGCGGCCGGGGCTGCCAGCGTGCGGCAGGAGCGGGCGCAGCGGGTGCTCGACGAAGTGTGGTCGCAGCTTGCCGCCCAAAATTTCGAGCCGGATTTCAACGAAAAATTCCGGGAGCCGGTTTACGAAAAATTTCAGCCGGAAGTATTGAGTGCCGCCGATGACGCCGAATTGGCCGGGGTGCTCGACCGGATGGTTCACCAACTGGGCGTCAGCCATCTCAAGGTGCTGCCGCCGTTGGGGATTCAGGCGTTTTCGGCCCTGGAGGCGGCGCGTCGGCCGCCGCGGAACGACGGAACGGAAAATTGGGACTTGTCGGTGCCCGGCGATCCCGGATTGAAATTGATCGAGGCGGAAAACGCGGTGGCGGTCTGGCGGGTGTGGCCGGAATCGGCGGCGGCGGAAGCGAAGATCGAAACCGGCGAACTGGTGTTGGCGATCGACGGGATTCCGCTGCTGGCCGACAAGGATACGCCGCTGGGCTGGGCGATGATCGGACAAGCGCTGTTGACCGGGCCGCCGGGCAGTTCGGTCGCCGTCAGGCTGCGCAACGCGGCCGGAGCTGAGCGTGAAGTGACGCTGACGCGGCAGCGGATGGGGACGAAATTTCTGGAGTTCGGCATCATGCCGCGGGCGTTTCTCGACTATTGGAGCGAATGGTTGCCGGGAGATATCCTTTATATTCATTTTTCCGCCTTTTATCCGGAAGCGGTCAAACGGCTGCGCTACGATGTCAGCAAGCGTTATCCCGGCGCCAGGGGACTGATTGTCGACGTGCGCAACAATGCCGGCGGTATTCTGACGATGGGGCAGTGGGTGGTTTCCTGGTGTGCGCCGAAGGTGCTTCCCTTGGGCGAAATGACGATCGCCCAGACTTCGTTGAAACTGGAATCCTGGCCGCAGCAGCAGACGTTCCGGGGACCGGTGGCGGTGCTGCTGAATCGGGATTCTTACAGTACGGCGGAAATTTTTGCCGGTTGCCTGCAGGATGCCGCCGGCGCCGTGCTGTTCGGGGAAACCAGTGCCGGCATGTGCCTGCCGTCCAACTTCGTCCTGTTGGAAAGCGGCTTCCGGCTGCAGACGGTGGTCGGCAGTTATGTGCGGCCGGCCGGCGGGGAAATCGAGGGGCTGGGCGTGGAGCCCGACCGCGTGGTGCCGGTTCGGCTGGATTCGCTGCGCAGCGGGAAAGACGACGTGGTGGACGCGGCGGCGGAATACCTGCGGTCCGAGCTGGGGACGCAGCCCTGA
- a CDS encoding GspE/PulE family protein, with protein sequence MEVNLHTINRNLSKIYPEYLARLEAGGERRKIDWELCSSGIFSELELLQAYSEASGLPILEEGDIKPFQVSDAVPQEYFNTWNVLACETEDHRLLLLMSDPYSIDQHRYMFRKLLETRLQLALMRHSTLERLIVDLNAPEGRSEEDDEKIVEDEESLRSLASEAKVVRLVNEMLLSAVEINASDIHVEPEEERTVIRFRVDGLLREYASLPLSRQPAIASRIKLIGGLNIAESRLPQDGRTNIQLARSSIDIRISTMPTINGESIVLRLLQKGAVSFDLGAIGMLPEMQQQFESLIQIPYGIILVVGPTGSGKTTTLYSVISRLNNSSRKIITIEDPVEYRMEQLSQIQVNPKIGLTFANGLRHIVRQDPDIILVGEIRDRETADIAINAALTGHLVLSTLHTNDASGAISRLLDMGMESFLVSSVLYGVLSQRLVRCICKECNGRGTLPDGGKCPRCAGWGYAGRTGIFELLLVHNEIREAINRHASSNEIAALAKQGGMKFLLEDGMEKVRMGITTESEVKRSAMDF encoded by the coding sequence ATGGAAGTCAATCTGCATACGATCAACCGGAACCTGAGCAAAATCTATCCGGAATATCTTGCCCGGCTGGAGGCCGGCGGCGAACGGCGCAAGATCGATTGGGAACTGTGCTCCAGCGGTATTTTTTCCGAGCTGGAGTTGTTGCAGGCCTATTCCGAAGCATCCGGATTGCCGATCCTGGAGGAGGGCGACATCAAGCCCTTTCAGGTTTCGGATGCGGTGCCGCAGGAGTATTTCAATACCTGGAACGTGCTGGCCTGCGAGACGGAAGATCACCGGTTGCTGCTTTTGATGAGTGATCCCTATTCGATCGACCAGCATCGTTATATGTTCCGCAAACTGCTGGAAACCAGATTGCAACTGGCATTGATGCGGCACAGTACGCTGGAACGGCTGATCGTCGACTTGAATGCGCCGGAAGGGCGCTCGGAGGAGGACGACGAAAAAATCGTCGAAGACGAAGAGTCGCTGCGTTCGCTGGCCAGCGAAGCCAAAGTGGTGCGGCTGGTCAACGAAATGCTGTTGAGCGCGGTCGAGATCAATGCCAGCGACATCCACGTCGAGCCGGAAGAAGAACGCACCGTCATCCGCTTCCGGGTGGATGGTTTGTTGCGCGAATATGCCAGTCTGCCCCTGTCGCGGCAGCCGGCGATCGCTTCGCGGATCAAGCTGATCGGCGGCTTGAACATTGCCGAAAGCCGCCTGCCGCAGGATGGCCGGACCAACATTCAGCTGGCGCGCAGCAGCATCGACATCCGGATCAGCACGATGCCGACCATCAACGGCGAGAGTATCGTACTGCGGCTGTTGCAGAAAGGCGCGGTTTCCTTTGACCTCGGCGCCATCGGCATGCTGCCGGAAATGCAGCAGCAGTTCGAAAGTTTGATTCAGATTCCTTACGGCATCATTCTGGTGGTGGGGCCGACCGGGTCGGGTAAAACCACGACCCTGTACAGCGTCATTTCCCGGCTGAACAACAGTTCGCGCAAAATCATCACCATCGAAGACCCGGTGGAATACCGGATGGAGCAGTTGTCGCAGATCCAGGTCAATCCGAAAATCGGCTTGACCTTTGCCAACGGTCTGCGCCATATCGTCCGGCAGGACCCCGATATCATTCTGGTCGGCGAAATCCGCGACCGGGAGACGGCCGATATCGCCATCAACGCGGCGCTGACCGGCCATTTGGTGTTGAGTACGCTGCATACCAACGATGCCTCCGGGGCGATCAGCCGCCTGTTGGACATGGGCATGGAAAGCTTTCTGGTTTCCTCGGTGCTTTATGGGGTATTGTCGCAGCGTCTGGTCCGCTGCATCTGCAAAGAGTGCAATGGCCGCGGTACGCTGCCGGACGGCGGCAAATGTCCGCGTTGCGCCGGCTGGGGATATGCCGGCCGGACCGGCATTTTCGAATTGCTGCTGGTCCACAACGAGATTCGTGAGGCGATCAACCGACATGCCAGCAGCAACGAAATTGCCGCGCTGGCGAAACAGGGCGGGATGAAATTTTTGCTGGAAGACGGCATGGAAAAAGTCCGGATGGGCATTACCACCGAATCGGAAGTCAAGCGGTCGGCGATGGATTTTTAA
- a CDS encoding type II secretion system F family protein: MPQFKFKVSEEDGRLHEVLIEGENLDDVLVKLRHRNMVPLKCFGEVTKKASSRVFGGRKNRFDVCDFTSRLTPLLNAHIPLEKALQMLSEGNRNAGEQEILNNLRLGLREGKKFSAVIREQGSLFPSLYANLLEAGEETGGLAGVIRELRTFLISRRDLKDFLVTSAIYPVMVLSVTLVVLILMFVFFIPYFAKMLLDMGRELPLPMQILQQISNVLIGGWWVWLLIGTGLWLLWRQTKRDIRFGLWRDRLLLKLPLVGGLFEEAEISRFFRTLAILMQNHVHLLTTVRIAVNVLNNRVIGDSFAKVPTDLRSGARLSEAIAKSPYVSNMAMQMLQVGEESGDVGPMLNEVATLQEDRLKIKIKRLLSLFEPAVIIFLALTILVVVLAIFMAIMEMNEI, translated from the coding sequence ATGCCGCAATTCAAATTCAAAGTTTCGGAGGAGGACGGCAGGTTGCACGAGGTGTTGATCGAGGGGGAAAACCTCGACGATGTGCTCGTCAAGTTGCGTCATCGCAACATGGTGCCGCTGAAGTGCTTTGGAGAGGTGACGAAAAAAGCGTCGTCCAGAGTGTTCGGCGGCCGTAAGAACCGGTTTGATGTCTGCGACTTCACTTCCCGGCTGACTCCGCTGTTGAATGCGCATATTCCGCTGGAAAAAGCGCTGCAGATGCTCAGCGAAGGCAACCGGAATGCCGGCGAGCAGGAAATTCTCAACAATTTGCGGCTCGGGCTGCGGGAAGGCAAGAAATTTTCCGCCGTCATCCGGGAGCAGGGGAGTCTGTTTCCGTCGCTGTATGCCAATTTGCTGGAGGCCGGCGAGGAGACCGGCGGCTTGGCCGGGGTGATCCGGGAATTGCGAACCTTCCTGATTTCGCGGCGCGATTTGAAGGATTTTCTGGTGACCAGTGCCATCTATCCGGTGATGGTGTTGTCGGTAACCCTGGTGGTGTTGATTTTGATGTTCGTCTTTTTCATCCCGTATTTCGCCAAAATGCTGTTGGATATGGGAAGGGAATTGCCGTTGCCGATGCAGATTCTGCAGCAGATCAGCAATGTCTTGATCGGCGGCTGGTGGGTCTGGCTGCTGATCGGCACCGGACTGTGGCTGTTGTGGCGGCAGACCAAACGGGATATTCGCTTCGGGTTGTGGCGCGATCGGCTGCTGTTGAAATTACCGCTGGTCGGCGGCCTGTTCGAAGAAGCGGAAATCAGCCGCTTTTTCCGAACGCTGGCGATTTTGATGCAGAACCATGTGCATCTGCTGACGACGGTGCGAATTGCGGTCAATGTGTTGAACAACCGGGTGATCGGGGACAGTTTTGCCAAAGTGCCGACTGATCTGCGCAGCGGTGCGCGGTTGTCGGAGGCGATTGCCAAGAGTCCCTATGTTTCGAATATGGCGATGCAGATGCTGCAGGTGGGCGAGGAGTCCGGTGATGTCGGTCCGATGCTCAACGAAGTGGCGACCCTGCAGGAGGATCGGTTGAAAATCAAAATCAAGCGGTTGCTGTCGCTGTTCGAACCGGCGGTGATCATCTTTCTGGCTTTGACCATTCTGGTGGTGGTGCTGGCGATTTTCATGGCGATCATGGAGATGAATGAGATTTGA
- the gspG gene encoding type II secretion system major pseudopilin GspG produces the protein MNRKKFTLMEMVIVITIIALLAAVVGPMYMNHLKKARVSTAKSQISMLEQAVLDYQLDMGNPPTESEGLEVLIRNVNNSKKWRGKYLRATVIPLDPWGNPYVYRCPGEENDFAIISLGADGKEGGEGDNADISSENLGNDTAETGN, from the coding sequence ATGAACAGAAAAAAATTCACTTTGATGGAAATGGTAATCGTCATTACCATTATCGCCCTGCTGGCAGCGGTAGTCGGTCCGATGTATATGAACCATTTGAAGAAAGCCAGGGTCAGCACCGCCAAAAGTCAGATCAGCATGTTGGAGCAGGCCGTCCTCGATTATCAGTTGGACATGGGCAATCCGCCGACGGAATCGGAAGGGCTGGAAGTGTTGATCCGCAATGTCAATAACTCGAAAAAATGGCGCGGCAAATATCTGCGGGCGACGGTGATTCCGCTGGACCCGTGGGGCAACCCGTATGTATACCGCTGTCCCGGCGAAGAGAATGATTTTGCGATCATCTCCCTGGGGGCCGACGGCAAGGAAGGCGGCGAAGGGGACAATGCCGATATTTCCAGCGAAAATTTGGGCAACGACACCGCCGAAACCGGCAATTGA
- a CDS encoding type II secretion system protein: MRCCRKRNNFTLLEVLIAVAILGMTIMAIIAMVGTAKIRSLTAARDLRENHMLVQAVEYWLLDVESKELPPEFFPYPEYTAERILENVDDLPKGISASRGNWRLVKMTVNLLRNGEICQTISVERLARQLD, encoded by the coding sequence ATGAGATGTTGTCGGAAGCGCAATAATTTTACGCTGCTGGAAGTCCTGATTGCCGTCGCAATTCTGGGTATGACGATCATGGCGATTATCGCGATGGTCGGCACGGCGAAGATCCGCAGTTTGACCGCGGCGCGGGATTTGAGGGAAAATCATATGCTGGTACAGGCGGTGGAATATTGGCTGCTCGACGTCGAGAGCAAAGAATTGCCGCCGGAATTTTTTCCATATCCGGAATATACCGCTGAACGCATTCTGGAAAATGTCGATGATTTGCCGAAGGGGATATCGGCGTCGCGCGGCAACTGGCGGCTGGTGAAAATGACGGTTAATCTGTTACGAAACGGTGAAATATGCCAAACAATTTCGGTCGAACGGCTGGCGCGTCAGCTCGATTGA
- a CDS encoding type II secretion system protein J: protein MNRHGSFTLLEMLLAIAIFALVMAAVGFTMRGIIDSWRKIDSHGTYIREYRQLEQLANSAFRNAVVFYWKKPNTNTEMLAFDGLPDELWLCYTHRIGVAGEGGLRFLHLFRDEEGNLVAEYRPQPLLSDYDDDFASFGRDAEVEDKVKREVLQRGISELNFIYGDISSETLKWDDTWRGKSKRRLPMAIQMELVWEDGRREVWLRRIAGNTEYQRMVNEEE from the coding sequence TTGAACCGGCATGGTTCGTTTACGCTGCTGGAGATGCTGCTGGCGATCGCGATCTTCGCATTGGTGATGGCGGCGGTTGGTTTTACGATGCGCGGCATCATCGACAGTTGGCGTAAAATCGACAGCCACGGGACCTATATCCGCGAATATCGCCAGTTGGAACAATTGGCGAATTCGGCATTTCGCAATGCGGTTGTTTTTTATTGGAAAAAGCCGAATACCAATACGGAAATGCTGGCGTTCGACGGTTTGCCGGATGAGCTGTGGCTGTGCTATACGCATCGGATCGGCGTGGCCGGCGAGGGCGGTTTGCGTTTCCTGCACCTTTTTCGCGATGAGGAAGGCAATCTGGTTGCCGAATACCGGCCGCAGCCGCTGTTGTCGGATTACGACGATGATTTTGCCTCCTTTGGCCGGGACGCCGAAGTCGAAGACAAAGTGAAGCGTGAAGTTCTGCAGCGCGGCATCAGCGAGTTGAATTTTATTTACGGCGACATCAGCAGCGAAACGCTGAAGTGGGATGATACCTGGCGCGGCAAGAGCAAACGGCGTTTGCCGATGGCGATTCAGATGGAATTGGTCTGGGAGGACGGCCGGCGCGAAGTCTGGTTGCGCCGGATTGCCGGCAACACGGAATATCAGCGGATGGTGAACGAGGAGGAGTGA